The following are encoded together in the uncultured Sphaerochaeta sp. genome:
- the ltrA gene encoding group II intron reverse transcriptase/maturase: MERSKQYVIGKTLFIEAYKKVKANGGSAGVDGISMAKYERNLKGNLYKLWNRMSSGSYFPKPVKAVEIPKKSGGTRKLGIPTIADRIAQMVVKILVEPVLDPLFHEDSYGYRPNKSALDAVGKARERCWRYDYVIDLDIKGLFDNIDHALLMKAVEWHIKESWIVLYIERWLETPFKDVDGTLIPRISGTPQGGVVSPILSNLFMHYAFDMWMKREHPYCPFERYADDTVVHCKSEKQARFILKAIGERMATCKLELHPVKTKIVYCKDRDRKGDFENTEFDFLGYTYRGRVLKDRIGRVQVNFLPAVSKASCQTLKDKIKALEIHKRTGSKIEMIAETINPIVAGWMNYFGRYNNSALKSTLKVIQGRLVRWAMCKFKRFHGRPMRARRWLEAVQRRAPNLFAHWGHCGLSIRAV, translated from the coding sequence ATGGAAAGGAGCAAGCAGTATGTCATCGGCAAGACGCTGTTTATCGAAGCCTATAAGAAGGTGAAAGCGAACGGTGGGAGTGCTGGTGTCGATGGAATCTCCATGGCAAAGTATGAGAGGAACCTGAAAGGGAACCTTTATAAGCTATGGAACAGAATGAGTTCGGGAAGTTATTTCCCAAAGCCTGTGAAGGCGGTGGAAATACCCAAGAAGAGTGGAGGAACAAGGAAACTGGGGATACCAACCATAGCGGACCGTATCGCACAGATGGTGGTCAAGATATTGGTGGAACCCGTCCTGGACCCACTCTTTCATGAAGACTCCTATGGATACAGACCGAATAAGTCGGCACTCGATGCGGTTGGAAAGGCAAGGGAAAGATGCTGGCGGTATGACTATGTCATTGATCTGGACATCAAGGGGCTTTTTGACAACATAGATCACGCACTTCTCATGAAGGCAGTGGAATGGCACATCAAAGAGTCATGGATTGTCCTGTACATAGAAAGATGGCTGGAGACACCGTTCAAGGATGTTGACGGAACCTTGATTCCAAGGATTTCTGGGACACCACAGGGCGGGGTTGTAAGTCCAATACTGTCCAACCTCTTCATGCACTATGCGTTTGACATGTGGATGAAGAGGGAACATCCGTACTGTCCTTTTGAGAGGTATGCAGATGATACGGTTGTACACTGTAAGTCTGAAAAGCAGGCGAGGTTCATTCTCAAGGCGATTGGGGAGAGGATGGCTACATGCAAGTTGGAGCTACATCCAGTGAAGACCAAGATAGTCTACTGTAAGGACAGAGACCGCAAAGGAGACTTTGAAAACACGGAATTCGACTTTCTTGGCTATACCTACAGGGGTAGAGTTCTGAAGGACAGGATTGGCAGAGTGCAGGTTAACTTCCTACCGGCTGTGAGCAAGGCATCCTGCCAGACCCTCAAGGACAAGATAAAGGCTCTGGAGATTCACAAAAGGACAGGGAGTAAGATTGAGATGATAGCAGAAACAATCAATCCCATTGTTGCAGGGTGGATGAACTACTTCGGCCGCTACAACAACTCCGCCTTGAAAAGTACGCTGAAGGTGATTCAGGGGAGGCTTGTGAGATGGGCAATGTGCAAGTTCAAAAGATTCCATGGCCGTCCCATGCGTGCAAGAAGATGGTTGGAAGCAGTCCAAAGAAGGGCTCCTAATCTATTCGCACATTGGGGGCATTGTGGTTTGTCGATAAGAGCCGTATGA
- the ltrA gene encoding group II intron reverse transcriptase/maturase yields the protein MEKSAEAVVVTGGTATKGRTIKCLSKGKGPPANPNSESLLAMMQVMQNKGSAGIDGMELTELPSCLEVNWERIREQIVTRTYKPKPVLRREIPKDSGGMRLLGIPTAIDRVIQQALVQVLTPVFEPTFSDSSFGFRPGRSAEDAVRLAQTYMSEGYRHVVDLDLSKFFDTVDHDILMGLVDKYMDDKDVRRLIYVFLKSGVMTNGSMMATALGTPQEGPLSPLLSNIYLTPYDRELEKRGLRFVRYADDCNIFTKCRMSSYRVRDNAKSCLERKLKLKVNMEKTEARRAVGSTFLGFTFRTNGEKGKLGMTIPHGKKLKKLEDRIRLVTKRNRGVSIWTVIGELNSILRGWVGYFARSAIKKYLERLMGWIRRRIRQYLWKQWKNGENRKHRLRQLGVEEWKLMGWKLDSNSYWQMAGTMNYLISNESIHSRYALVDVVGYYNKFHAKRMELVGIVLDYRYNSLFG from the coding sequence GTGGAGAAGTCAGCAGAGGCCGTAGTAGTGACTGGGGGAACAGCCACGAAGGGCCGAACGATCAAATGCCTTTCGAAAGGGAAAGGTCCACCTGCGAATCCGAACAGCGAGAGCTTGCTAGCGATGATGCAGGTGATGCAGAACAAGGGTTCTGCGGGCATCGACGGGATGGAATTGACAGAACTTCCCTCCTGCCTTGAGGTCAACTGGGAACGGATTCGCGAGCAGATTGTCACACGGACGTACAAGCCCAAGCCGGTGCTCCGACGGGAAATCCCCAAGGACAGCGGGGGCATGCGTCTGCTTGGGATACCCACGGCAATTGACCGGGTAATCCAACAGGCCCTTGTGCAGGTTCTGACTCCAGTGTTCGAACCGACATTCAGCGATTCCAGCTTCGGGTTCAGACCCGGGAGGAGCGCAGAGGATGCGGTGAGACTCGCCCAGACCTACATGTCCGAGGGGTACAGGCACGTGGTTGACCTGGACCTGTCCAAGTTCTTCGACACAGTCGACCATGACATCCTCATGGGACTGGTTGACAAGTACATGGATGACAAGGACGTGAGGAGACTCATCTACGTATTTCTGAAGAGCGGAGTGATGACCAACGGGAGCATGATGGCGACAGCCCTGGGAACCCCGCAAGAGGGCCCTCTGTCGCCACTGCTGTCGAACATCTACCTCACCCCCTACGACAGGGAACTGGAGAAGCGGGGACTGCGGTTCGTGAGATACGCCGATGACTGCAACATATTCACCAAGTGCAGGATGTCATCCTACCGGGTGAGGGACAATGCGAAGAGCTGTCTTGAGAGGAAACTGAAGCTGAAAGTGAACATGGAGAAAACGGAGGCAAGGAGGGCCGTGGGTTCAACCTTCCTCGGATTCACCTTCAGGACCAACGGCGAAAAAGGAAAACTTGGGATGACCATACCCCATGGGAAGAAGCTGAAGAAACTTGAGGACCGGATACGACTGGTTACGAAGCGCAATCGCGGAGTGAGCATCTGGACGGTCATCGGGGAGCTTAACAGCATCCTGAGGGGATGGGTCGGGTACTTTGCAAGGAGTGCCATCAAGAAATACCTCGAACGCCTGATGGGATGGATCCGGAGGCGAATACGTCAGTACCTATGGAAACAGTGGAAGAACGGCGAAAACCGGAAACACCGCCTCAGGCAACTGGGGGTGGAAGAGTGGAAACTCATGGGATGGAAACTCGACAGCAACTCTTACTGGCAGATGGCAGGCACCATGAACTATCTCATCAGCAATGAGAGCATTCATAGTCGTTACGCTCTGGTGGATGTAGTGGGTTACTACAACAAGTTCCATGCCAAGCGCATGGAACTTGTTGGGATTGTGCTGGACTACCGGTACAATAGTCTGTTTGGTTGA
- a CDS encoding PTS sugar transporter subunit IIA, whose protein sequence is MNVLDVLDRNLVKVPLMHTDKQGVITELVEVMAKVKGYSSEQFEAVLNAVLDRESLGSTGIGNGIAIPHAKSDVVEHVSLVVGISRLPVEFDAPDGQKSRIFFLVLAPSKEASAHVELLASIARSCTSQVFRRMLEQARDSDEVVRLFME, encoded by the coding sequence ATGAATGTACTGGATGTATTGGACAGGAATTTGGTGAAAGTGCCCCTCATGCACACCGATAAGCAGGGTGTGATCACTGAACTTGTGGAAGTGATGGCAAAGGTAAAAGGGTATTCATCTGAGCAGTTTGAAGCTGTCTTGAACGCTGTCCTCGATAGGGAGAGTCTTGGCTCTACCGGCATCGGGAATGGTATAGCCATACCACATGCCAAGAGTGATGTGGTAGAACATGTCTCGCTTGTAGTTGGTATAAGCAGATTGCCTGTTGAGTTTGATGCACCTGATGGCCAGAAGAGCCGGATCTTTTTCTTGGTATTGGCTCCCTCTAAGGAAGCTTCTGCGCATGTAGAGCTGCTTGCTTCCATTGCCCGTAGCTGTACAAGCCAGGTCTTCCGCCGAATGCTTGAACAAGCCAGGGATAGTGATGAGGTGGTACGCCTATTCATGGAATAG
- a CDS encoding universal stress protein: MGVPFKQIVVYQDGSESSMTAIMYGIKLAKEHDAKLTAAYVVNTRALSELVKAGIFVTVERDEYQRDLQLDADRYLRHASRLAQQKQVLIETIKLEGTVHVVMKELLKSSKADLLVLGGVTDIRSRREELASETDRMLRTSPCPVLVVRDDDDIWLEFEA; this comes from the coding sequence ATGGGAGTTCCATTTAAGCAGATCGTCGTGTACCAGGATGGTTCAGAGAGTTCGATGACAGCAATTATGTATGGCATCAAGCTGGCCAAGGAACACGATGCAAAACTGACCGCCGCGTATGTTGTGAACACCAGAGCCTTGAGCGAATTGGTCAAGGCAGGTATATTTGTGACAGTGGAACGTGATGAGTACCAACGTGACCTACAATTGGATGCTGACAGGTATCTACGGCATGCCTCCCGTCTTGCCCAGCAGAAGCAAGTTCTCATAGAAACGATTAAGCTGGAAGGTACTGTGCACGTAGTGATGAAAGAGTTGTTGAAGTCTTCAAAGGCAGATTTGCTGGTGCTCGGAGGGGTCACTGATATCCGTTCCCGACGCGAGGAGCTTGCAAGTGAGACTGACAGGATGCTACGTACCTCCCCTTGCCCTGTACTGGTAGTCAGGGATGATGACGATATCTGGCTGGAGTTTGAAGCATAA
- a CDS encoding V-type ATP synthase subunit D, with amino-acid sequence MNTTLAPTRSNLLKLSEDLKFAQLGYELLDQKRSILVVELLTLVDQAVDYEGRVVHALGEAQKSLSDAIMQMGRLRVGNLAGAVNIDYSIELGSRRVMGVTVPKVDTSFSDHSPYFSSEDTSILSELSIDRYRTTLQLMGRLAELKVSIMRLAKEVKKTIKKVNALEKIVIPENKETIAWMRSRIEEQERENFILLKVVKDRMENAKAAVQALTTSEDDDTINSQGGLHGSSI; translated from the coding sequence TTGAATACCACACTTGCTCCTACCCGGAGCAATTTGCTCAAACTCAGTGAAGATCTTAAGTTTGCCCAGCTCGGCTATGAGTTGCTGGACCAGAAACGGTCCATTCTTGTCGTAGAGCTCCTGACCCTTGTTGACCAAGCAGTTGATTATGAGGGTAGGGTCGTTCATGCATTGGGTGAGGCACAGAAATCACTGAGTGATGCAATCATGCAGATGGGTCGACTTAGGGTAGGCAATCTTGCAGGAGCCGTCAATATCGACTATTCCATTGAATTAGGCTCTAGGAGAGTCATGGGTGTTACGGTTCCCAAGGTCGATACCTCGTTCTCAGATCACAGTCCCTACTTCAGCAGTGAAGATACCAGTATCCTGAGTGAGTTGTCTATTGATCGGTATCGGACGACATTGCAATTGATGGGAAGGCTTGCTGAGCTCAAAGTATCCATCATGCGATTGGCCAAGGAAGTAAAGAAGACCATCAAAAAGGTCAATGCACTCGAAAAAATAGTCATTCCGGAAAACAAGGAGACCATCGCTTGGATGCGTTCCCGTATAGAGGAGCAAGAGCGGGAGAATTTCATTCTGCTGAAGGTAGTGAAGGATAGGATGGAGAACGCCAAGGCAGCGGTGCAGGCTTTGACCACTTCAGAAGATGATGATACGATAAACTCACAGGGAGGTTTGCATGGGAGTTCCATTTAA